In the Cryptococcus decagattii chromosome 12, complete sequence genome, one interval contains:
- a CDS encoding glyceraldehyde-3-phosphate dehydrogenase, type I, giving the protein MTNPLLEQIQDSFFPPCRVGINGFGRIGRAAFRASLERNDLIVVAINHTAPSIDYLLHAIKYDSTHGTSRHANDLSIKDGALYYKDRRIELFSQRDPLLLDWKSAGVEYVVESTGKMTTVATAGAHIKSGARKVVISAPSKDAKTIVVGVNRKEYNSSMSVVSNASCTTNCLAPLAKVLNRAFGIEFGMMTTVHASTSSQPILDGYSKKNRRLGRGVGSNIIPTTTGAATAVQLVLPELAGKFTGVSVRVPVNNVSMVDLTVRLNKPVASKEELFRPIREASTGLSSLGPLANVLCVNDDELVSSDFLGWQHSCIVDSAASVMLNDRVFKIIAWYDNEYGYACRLLDLVRFIHEHDNGKVPTPTASGVQTPSGAQTPVLRAF; this is encoded by the exons ATGACTAACCCTTTGCTGGAGCAAATTCAAGACTCATTCTTCCCACCTTGCCGGGTTGGTATCAATGGATTTGGTCGTATAGGCCGTGCTGCCTTCCGAGCTTCTTTGGAAAGGAATGATCTCATTG TCGTCGCTATCAATCACACTGCTCCTTCGATCGACTACCTCTTGCATGCTATTAAATATGATTCCACTCATGGAACTTCAAGGCACGCCAACGACCTGTCTATCAAAGACGGCGCACTCTACTATAAGGATAGACGAATTGAGCTATTCAGCCAACGAGACCCACTATTGCTCGACTGGAAGTCCGCTGGCGTAGAGTATGTCGTTGAGTCTACAGGGAAAATGACTACGGTGGCTACAGCTGGTGCTCATATCAAGAGTGGCGCGAGGAAGGTTGTAATCTCTGCACCTTCAAA GGATGCGAAGACCATTGTCGTTGGGGTGAACCGAAAGGAATACAACTCTTCAATGTCGGTTGTCTCAAATGCAAGCTGCACC ACCAACTGCCTTGCGCCTCTGGCCAAGGTTTTAAATCGTGCTTTCGGTATTGAGTTTGGAATGATGACAACG GTCCATGCTTCTACCTCCTCTCAACCCATTCTTGACGGTTACAGTAAGAAGAACCGTCGTCTAG GTCGTGGTGTTGGTTCAAACATCATCCCTACAACCACCGGTGCCGCTACAGCTGTGCAACTAGTCCTCCCTGAGCTAGCCGGAAAGTTCACAG GCGTCTCCGTTCGTGTACCGGTCAACAATGTATCCATGGTCGACCTTACTGTCCGCCTCAATAAACCTGTCGCTTCCAAAGAAGAACTTTTCCGTCCTATCCGCGAGGCTTCTACAGGCCTTAGCAGTCTTGGTCCGCTAGCCAATGTTCTTTGTGtcaatgatgatgagctcGTTTCCTCCGACTTTTTGGGATGGCAGCATAGCTGTATCGTCGACTCGGCCGCGAGCGTCATGTTGAATGATAGGGTCTTTAAGATTATTGCATGGTATG ATAATGAGTACGGTTATGCCTGTCGATTGTTGGATCTCGTGCGCTTCATTCACGAACACGATAATGGCAAAGTGCCGACTCCTACCGCTTCTGGTGTACAAACACCTTCTGGTGCTCAGACTCCTGTCCTTCGCGCCTTTTAG